A genomic stretch from Solanum stenotomum isolate F172 chromosome 8, ASM1918654v1, whole genome shotgun sequence includes:
- the LOC125873920 gene encoding uncharacterized protein LOC125873920 yields the protein MVALKIDQNDPLYIGASYSSSVVLIPIKLIGSENYGIWSRSMRIALLEKRKYGFVTGACTRGLYKEDLHEQWEICNAIVLSWLMNTVSEKLLSGIVYAINALSLWNDLKERFDKKQQTVSRSSAEAEYRSITSAVSEITWLLGLFKELGVSIQLPITIFSDSKSAIQLAANTVFHERTKHIEIDCHFIRDKIKAGVVDTAYEHT from the exons ATGGTGGCATTGAAGATAGATCAGAATGATCCTTTATACATTGGGGCCTCATACAGTTCGAGTGTTGTATTGATTCCCATAAAGTTGATTGGATCTGAGAATTATGGAATCTGGAGCAGGTCAATGAGAATTGCATTGTTGGAAAAGAGGAAGTATGGATTTGTGACTGGTGCTTGCACTAGAGGTTTATACAAAGAAGATCTGCATGAGCAGTGGGAAATATGTAATGCAATTGTGTTGTCATGGCTGATGAACACAGTCAGTGAGAAGCTTCTCAGTGGCATTGTATATGCCATAAATGCCTTATCACTTTGGAATGATCTCAAGGAAAGATTTGACAAA AAACAACAGACTGTTTCAAGAAGCTCAGCTGAAGCTGAGTACAGAAGCATAACTTCAGCAGTCTCAGAAATCACCTGGCTCCTAGGCTTGTTCAAAGAGCTAGGAGTGTCTATTCAGTTGCCTATTACTATTTTTAGCGACAGTAAATCAGCCATACAACTAGCAGCTAACACAGTGTTTCATGAAAGGACAAAACATATCGAGATAGATTGTCACTTCATCAGAGATAAGATCAAAGCAGGGGTGGTTGACACTGCCTATGAACACACATAA